A window from Vigna angularis cultivar LongXiaoDou No.4 chromosome 7, ASM1680809v1, whole genome shotgun sequence encodes these proteins:
- the LOC108338715 gene encoding F-box protein SKP2B, which yields MEMVGKEGLRTGVLNLSFGKLMMVGGGENSGKGVNLKAGVITDWKDIPVELLMQILSLVDDQTVIIASEVCRGWREAICFGLTRLSLSWCSKNMNNLVLSLTPKFTKLQTLILRQDKPQLEDNAVASIANFCHDLQILDLSKSFKLTDRSLYAIALGCWHLTKLNISGCSAFSDSALAYLASLCRELKVLNLCGCVKAASDTALQAIGRYCNQLQSLNLGWCENVSDVGVTSLAYGCPDLRTLDLCGCVLITDDSVIALANRCPHLRSLGLYYCQNITDRAMYSLAQSKVKNRMWGSVKGGNDEDGLRTLNISQCTALTPSAVQAVCDSSPALHTCSGRHSLIMSGCLSLTSVHCPCAVQAHRGISTIPNTAH from the exons ATGGAAATGGTTGGCAAGGAGGGTTTGAGAACTGGGGTGTTGAACTTGAGTTTTGGGAAGCTTATGATGGTTGGTGGTGGTGAAAATAGTGGGAAAGGAGTGAACTTGAAAGCTGGGGTGATCACTGATTGGAAAGATATTCCAGTGGAGCTTTTGATGCAAATTTTGTCACTTGTTGATGATCAAACGGTGATCATAGCTTCTGAAGTTTGTCGTGGGTGGAGAGAGGCAATTTGCTTTGGCCTTACCCGGTTGTCACTCTCATG GTGTAGCAAGAACATGAATAACTTGGTCCTATCTCTTACTCCTAAATTTACAAAACTGCAAACTTTAATCCTTCGTCAAGACAAACCCCAACTAGAGGACAATGCTGTTGCGTCTATTGCAAATTTCTGTCATGACCTGCAAATCCTGGACCTCAGCAAAAGTTTCAAGCTCACAGATCGTTCATTGTATGCCATAGCCCTAGGTTGTTGGCATCTTACAAAACTGAACATTAGTGGTTGTTCAGCCTTTAGTGACAGTGCTCTGGCTTACCTAGCCAGTTTATGCAGAGAGCTTAAAGTATTGAATCTATGTGGATGTGTTAAAGCTGCATCCGACACTGCACTACAG GCAATTGGACGTTACTGCAATCAGTTACAGTCTTTGAACCTTGGATGGTGTGAAAATGTCAGTGATGTTGGAGTAACGAGTTTAGCTTATGGCTGCCCTGATCTTCGAACACTTGACTTGTGTGGTTGTGTCCTTATAACAG ATGACAGTGTAATTGCCTTGGCAAACAGATGTCCTCATCTTAGGTCCCTTGGACTGTACTACTGCCAAAACATAACAGACAGAGCAATGTATTCTTTGGCACAAAGCAAAGTGAAGAACAGAATGTGGGGATCTGTGAAAGGGGGAAATGATGAGGATGGATTAAGGACTTTGAACATCAGCCAATGCACAGCACTCACCCCTTCTGCTGTGCAGGCTGTGTGTGACTCATCCCCTGCACTCCACACCTGTTCTGGAAGACACTCGCTCATCATGAGTGGTTGTCTCAGTCTGACATCTGTGCACTGTCCATGTGCTGTCCAAGCACACCGTGGTATCAGCACCATTCCTAATACAGCACATTGA